In Oncorhynchus tshawytscha isolate Ot180627B linkage group LG28, Otsh_v2.0, whole genome shotgun sequence, a genomic segment contains:
- the LOC112226543 gene encoding calcium/calmodulin-dependent protein kinase II inhibitor 2, with the protein MSEVLPYSEGKMSGYGDTEASQISFSCGLQDTNSFFGASQAKRPPKLGQIGRAKRVVIEDDRIDDVLKGMADKSSPGV; encoded by the exons ATGTCCGAGGTGCTGCCTTATAGCGAGGGGAAAATGAGCGGCTATGGGGACACGGAGGCCAGTCAGATATCCTTTAGCTGCGGGCTACAGGACACCAATTCGTTCTTCGGGGCGTCGCAAGCGAAAAGACCCCCAAAGCTGGGACAGATCGGCAGAGCCAAGAGAG TGGTCATCGAAGATGACCGAATAGACGACGTCCTAAAGGGGATGGCAGACAAGTCGTCACCTGGTGTTTAA